The genomic DNA ATCTCCGGCGGCAGCGACGAGGAGCAGCGCCGGGAGGGCGACTACCTCAACAAGGCGGAGCGGTACGAGCGTTCGGACGAGTACATCCAGATCCTGCGGAAGGTGTGGCAGGCCGAGGGGCCCGTCTCGCACGAGGGCAGGCACTTCAGGTTCGAGGGCTACTACTCGGACGTGAAGCCGGTGAACGGGCTGGTCCCGATCTCGGTCGGCGGCTCCTCCCAGGACGCGTACCGGGTGGGCGGCCAGCAGGGCGACATCTTCGGCCTGTGGGGCGAGCCGCTGAAGGAGACGGCCGAGCAGATCGCCGCCGTCAACGCGGTCGCGGACGCCGCCGGGCGCCCCCATCCCCGTATCTGGGTGTCGTTTCGGCCGATCATCGCGCCCACCGAGGAACTCGCCTGGGAGAAGGCGCACCGCACCCTCGGCGTCCTCAAGGACCAGGCGAAGGAGGCCGAGTCGCTGCGCCATTACCGCACCACCGGCCGCCCGGCGAACGTCGGCTCGCAGCGCCTGCTCGACATCGCCGAGCGCGGCGAGGTCCAGGACCGCTGCCTGTGGACCGCCCCCGCCGTCGCCACCAACGCGGCGGGTGCGTCAACTGCCCTTGTGGGCACGCCCGAGACGGTCGCGCAGGCGCTGCTCGACTACGTCGACATCGGCTGCGACCTGCTGTCGATCCGCGGCTACGACCCGCTCAACGACGCGATCGACTACGCCCGGCACGTGCTGCCGCTGGTCCGCCAGGAACTCGCCCACCGGGCGAGCACCGCACAGGCCGCCTGAACCACCTCTCCTTCCTGATTGCGAACTCCCCTATGGAGACTCCGTGTTGTTCCG from Streptomyces sp. NBC_01478 includes the following:
- a CDS encoding LLM class flavin-dependent oxidoreductase, with the protein product MPVEFISAVHTDAGAPGPAAASRIGFDIDHLRKYARTLDDGGFDHTLVAYHSASPDAFQVAQFVATHTERIRPILAHRPGVIFPTHAARALATLDRISNGRLTLHIISGGSDEEQRREGDYLNKAERYERSDEYIQILRKVWQAEGPVSHEGRHFRFEGYYSDVKPVNGLVPISVGGSSQDAYRVGGQQGDIFGLWGEPLKETAEQIAAVNAVADAAGRPHPRIWVSFRPIIAPTEELAWEKAHRTLGVLKDQAKEAESLRHYRTTGRPANVGSQRLLDIAERGEVQDRCLWTAPAVATNAAGASTALVGTPETVAQALLDYVDIGCDLLSIRGYDPLNDAIDYARHVLPLVRQELAHRASTAQAA